GACGACCAGGCCCTGACGGCGGTGGAACGGCGCGGTCTCGATGACTTCCTCACCCTGGGCTGCACGACGTGTCATTACGGGCCCGTCCTCGGCGGCCAGTCGTTCATGAAGGTCGGCCTCATCCATTCGTTCCCCACCGACGACAAGGGACGGTTCGACGTCACCCAGGAAGAGGACGACGAGTACCGTTTCAAGGTCCCCATGCTCCGGAACATCGAATTGACCCACCCCTACTTTCACAAGGGCCAGATCGCCACGCTCGAGGAATCGGTCCGCAAGATGGGGTGGCACCAGCTCGGCCTCGAACTCTCCGAGGAGCAGGTGGGCTCGCTGGTGGCGTTCCTGCGCACCCTCACCGACAAGGAACGCCGCGCCGGAGCCCAGGCCGCCGCCGCCAGCCGGTGACGCATCTCCCCGGCTCAGAGCCTTTCTGAAAACTGGATTTCAGACAGGCTCTCAGGCCTCCAACCCCAGCGGCAGGGTATCGCCCAACGCCCGCGCGGCGTCCGCCCGCTCCAACTCCGCCACTTCCGCCACCAGGCGTCGCCACGACGGCGGCGCCTGGTTCGCTTCCAGCAGCGCCAGGACCCTTGCCCGGATCCCGTCGTCCACATCCCGCGCCCGGTCCCCGGTTCGCCGGGCAAGTTGCACCGCAGCAAACAAGGCCCCCTCCACCGGACGTTCGCGCCCGTCGATCAGCCGGAGGATCCATTCGACCGCGATCTCCGGCGGCACCACCCGGTGCACGCTGCCCCTGACCGGCATTCGCGCCCCCAACCGGCCCAGCACCCAGGCCCAGGGACCTCCCGCACCCGCGGGCTCATCGAGGTGGGCCGCCACCCAACCGCCGCACTCGGCCTTCTCCTCCGCGGGCAACTGCTCGAGCGCCGCCGCCAGCCGGACCATCTCATGGAGCCCCTCGGGCTGCGGGCCCTTCGGTCGCGCCACCTGCTTGCGAACCCGTGCCGAGAGCCGGTAGGCAAGGTGCGGCTTCAACCCCGCCCAGATCTCCAACTGCCGCTCCGTGCTCAATCCCGCCGCCAGCCGACGCCACATCACCCACCACTCGATCCAGACCGCCTTTTCGCCACCGGCCTGCACGCCTTCCGCGAACAGCCGCGCCGACTGCTCGCAACGCCACTCGTCCAGCGGATACCCGAATCCCGGCCGCAGGGCGTATCCCAGCAACTGCCAATACGTCCGCTCGTGATCCGCGCTCCGCCTCCGCCGCCCGGCCCCCGCGTGCAGCGCCCCCCACAACTCCCGAAGCGCCGGCAACCGCCACTCCGCGCGCGGTCCCAACCGCCTCTCAAGTGCGCCCCACAACGCTTTCGCCGGCACCGCTGCAGCCCCTCCGTCCCCCCTTCCGCGCCCTTTCCCTCCTGCCCCAAACACCCTGTCGATCTCTTCCCGCGCCTCTGCCAGCCGGACCGGCACCGACTCGATCGCCGTCCCTTCCTCCGGCGCCGCCCCGCTGCGCACCTCGAATTCGAGCCGCCACCGCTCGCCGCCCTCCTCCGCCACACACCACAACTCCAGCGTCCCGATCTCCGTCAACCCAGCCTGCAAATGCACCGGCACCCGGCCCGTCCGCCCCTGCCGGCTCTCGATCAACGTGTGAATCGGCGGCAACGACCTCAACGCCTCCCCCACCGGCACCACCGTTCCCGCCGCCTCCGCCCCTTCCGAAGTCGAGGTGAACAGCGGAAATCGTACCGGCCGCCCCAGGGTCAACTGGAAGACCCGCTCCCCCAGGTCCACCACGGTCCCTTCCTCCTGTCCCCGCGGAATCACGCACAACGCCTCGGGCGGCCCTTCCCCCCCGGTTCCCAATCCCACAAAAAACGCATGCGCCGTCCCGCCCCCGATTCGCGGTCCCCAACCGCGCCGCGCCAGCCCGTGCCGCACCGCTCCCCGCGCCACCGCCGCATCCAGCGAATCGTGTTCCAGCAACCGGATCGGAGGCGCCTCGGGCCACCACGAGGACACCACCTCCACCAGTCGCGCCGCCATCCGGGCCGACCGGAAGACACCCCCGTTCAACAGGATTGCATCCGGGCGCGGCAGCGTCCCATCGGCTCTTCCCGCCCCAGCGGCCGGCTCCCCCAACGCCCGCCACCCGTCCCCGGCGTGCGCTGCCAGAAACGCCGCCAGGTGCCGCGTGATGCCGGCCTCCCGGGCATACGGCAGCCCCACTTCCCGCAACCCCATCCGCGGCCCCGGCGCCAACCCTTCCCCCGGCCGGCAATGCGGAAAGAAACCGTCCAGCAACAGCCCCTCCACCTCGTCCCGTCGGACCTCGGTCGCCAGGGTGCCTCCCACCAACCGGCTGCCCTCGCCCGCCACCGCGACCCGCTGGCTCCCGGCGGCCCCTTCCCCCAGCAACGCCTCCTTGGCCGCCCGCGAGGCCTGCACCAACTGACCCCACTGCCCCGCGCTCAACGCCCGCCCTCCGGCCGTCAACCGCGCCTCCACATGCCTTCCCAGCGCGGCGTCCATGTTGTCCCCACCCAGCATCAGGTGGTCCCCCACCGCCACCCGGCGCAGTCCCGGTTCCCCCTCTCCGACCGGCCAGGCCACCTGGACCAGCGTGAAGTCCGTCGTGCCCCCGCCCACATCCACCACCAGCACCAGGCGCACCCCCTCCAGTATCCCCGCCATCCGGCCCCGATGCCGCCCCGCGAAATGCCCGAAGGCCGCCTGCGGTTCCTCGACCAGGGTCAACCGCTCCAACCCGGCCTGCCGCGCCGCCGCCACCGTCAGCGCCCGCGCCGCCTCGTCGAACGACGCCGGCACGGTCAGTACCACATCCTGCCGCCCCAACGGCGCCTCCGGATGCGCCGCCTCCCAGCCCGCCCCCAGGTGACCCAGCAACCGCGCCGAAGCCTCCACCGGCGAGAGCTTCGAAACGTCCGCCGCCGCCCCCCACGGCAGAATCGCCGCCGTCCGGTCCACCGCCGGATGACACAACCAGCTCTTGGCCGACGCCACCAGCCGTCCAGGCACCCGTGTCCCCTGCCACCGCGCCAACTCCCCGATCACCTCCCGCCGCGGATTGCCCCAAGGCAGACGGATCGACTCATCCGGCAGTTCCGGCCCGGCGGGCAGGTACAGGCACGACGGCAGCAACCCCCGCTCCGCCACCTCCCCCGGACCGACCAGTTGCGGAATGGCGAAGTCCTCGACCCGCGCCGCCTCCCCGGCCCCGAGAACGGCAAACGCCATCGCGCAGTTCGTGGTGCCCAGGTCGATCCCAACCACGAACCGCGCCCCATCCGTTGCCGCGGTCCGGCCGCTCACGCGTCACCCTTCAGGCGCACGTTCAACTCGAACCGCCAACGTCCGGCGCCTCCGTCCTCCAGACACTCCAGCTCCAGCGTGCCCACCTCCGTCACCGCCGCCCGCAAATGCACCGGCACCAACTGTCCTTCCCGCCCCGGCTCCGCCGGCAGCCGCGTCTCGATCGGTGCCAGTTCCTCGAATGTCTCGTCCCCCGCCGCATCCTCGATCAAATCCCCCACCCGATCCTCACGCCGCACCGACGATGCAAAGAACCGGAATTGCGTCGGTTCCCCCACCACCAGGGCGAACGCCTGCGGCGGCACGTCCGCCCGCGTCCCTTCCTCCATCCCGAACGGCGCCACACACAACGCCTTCACCGGCGGCTCGTAGCCCGGCACCGCGGGCATCGGCGACTCCACCCCCACGTAGTACGCCCGCGCCGTCCCGCCCCGGATCCGGATCCCGTTCCCCTGCCGGACCCATCCGTAATACGCGGCCCCCCGCGCCACCGCGAGGTCCAGGTCGGCGCCTTCCAATTCCTTCGCCGGCGCCCCGCCGTCGGCCTCCAGCCACCCGTTCAACACCTCCAGCAACCGCGCCTTCAACACCCCTGCCCGGAACACCCCGCCATTGAACAGCACCGCGGTCGGATGCACGAATCGCCGTCCCTCCACCCGGACCGGCGTGTCGGCCGCCCCCTCCAACGCCCGCCGCTGACGCGTCAGAAACGATGCCAGATGCCGGGTGATCCCCGCGTCCTGCGCGTAGGGCAGGCCCACCTGTGTCAACCCGCTCCGCCGTGCCGTCTGCGGCCCCTCGTCCACCGGCACCGCCGGAAAGAAACCCTCGATCAGCGTCCGCTCCAATTGCTCCCGCGTCAGCTCGGCCTTCACCGTCGCCCCCATCAGCGCCGACCCACGCCCCGGAATGGCGATCGGCGCCCGATCAAGCCCTGCCTCCGCAAACAGCCGCTCCTTTGCCTCCCGGGCTCCATGCGTCAGCGAGGTGAACTGCCACGCATCGAGCTTCCGCCCCGCCGCCGTCAACCCGCGCTGCACCTCGTGCGCCAGCGCCAGATCCATGTTGTCGCCCCCGAGCAGAATGTGGTCTCCCACCGCGATCCGGGTCAGTTCCAGCACCCCCTCCCGGTCGGTCGCCGCCATCAGCGAGAAGTCCGTCGTCCCGCCCCCGACGTCCACCACCAGCACCGTGTCTCCCGGGCGCAGCACCTTCCGAAATCCATCCCCCGTCCGCTCCAGCCACGCGTACAACGCCGCCTGCGGTTCCTCGAGCAGCGTCACCCGCTCCAACCCCGCTTCCCGGGCCGCCTGCAACGTCAGTTCCCGGGCCGCCGCATCGAACGACGCCGGCACGGTCAGCACCACCTCCACCTCGTCCCAGTTCCCACCGACATCGCCCCCATGCCGCGCCGCCGACACCAGGTGGCGCAGGTAACGCGCCGAAGCCGCCACCGGCGACACCCGCTCCACATCCGGCGGCGCCTGCCACGGCAGCAGCGGCCCGGTTCGGTCCACCCCCGCATGACACAACCAGCTCTTCGCCGACGCCACCAGCCGCGTCGGCGTCCCCACCCCCTGCCGCCGCGCCAGTTCTCCCACCGCCTCCCGTTCCTCCCCATCCCAGGGCAAGGCCAGCCCCCCGGGCGGAAACTCCCCCTTCGCCGGCAGGTACAGGAACGACGGCAGCAGCGGCCTCGCCGCCACCGTCCCCACCGCCGTCAATTGCGGGATCGCCACCACCCGCCCTTCGCCGTCCGCCGCTTCCGGCGACCGGACCGCCAGGGCGCCGTTCGTCGTCCCCAGATCCATTCCGATCACGTGTCGCATCATGGGAAATCCAACCTGCACCTCCGCTTCCACCAGCCGGCAGGTTCAGCCCTCACCCCTTTGCCCCCACCTCAACCTCCGCCGGCGCCAGCACCCGCGGATCCAGCGCCCGGTTCACCTCCGGAAACCGCACCGCGGTGGCCACCCAGCCGTGATGCCGCAGCACCCCGGAATACGGCGCCCCGCCCGACACCTCGCCCGTCAACCGGACCCGCTGCGCGTCGAACCCGGGACCCACCCGCACCGACTCGCCCTCCGCCCCGGGCCACGCCGTTCCCAGTTCGAGGCATTGCTGCAGGACCTTCCGACACCCGCTGTGGACCACCCGCGCCGCCGCCCCCACCTCCTCGTCCCCGAACCCCGCCACGTCCTGCTGCAGGAAATCCACCAGACGCCCCTCCCGCTGCAATGCCGCCAGCAGATGCAGTGCCGGCGCATGAACCCGTTCCGGCGGCGGCGTCTCCTCCTTCTCCCCGCCTCCCACCGGCGGCGCCAACAAGCGACGCGCCCAGTCCGCATCCCACAACACCTTCCAGGCCAGTCCCAGCCGCCCCCAAAAACCCGCATCCCCGCTCGTGCTCCGTTCCATGCCGCCCAGCCTATCGCAGCAGCCGGCGCTTCCAAGCCGGACCGAGCAGCCCCGGGGTCACATCTCTGAATTTGACAATTCCCCGACCGATGTCTGCGCCCCACCTATTCCGGAGCTTCCTCCCCTCCCGCGGTCAGGGCGGCCTGACGCAACCGCCGCCACACCCTCGGGTCCAGCTCGGGAATGTCCGTCTGCCGCCAGTGGATGAGACTCAACACCCGGTAGTAGTGGAACTGGGCCACCCCCACCATGGAACCCGACGAATGCACGTGGTCGCCCGATTCCCGCTCATAGGCCAGCAGCGCGAACTTCCCGAGGGAATCCGCCTTCTCGGACTTGAAGATGGAGATCTCCGGGGTCGTGACCGTGCCCGCAAACGGAATGGGAAACGGAATCGAGGGAACGCCAAACAACGTCTCGCGCGTGTCGATCCCCAGCGCCCCGCTCCGCGGTTCGACCACGATGTCCGCCCTGTCCACCGACGACACCAGGTAGGCGCCGTTGGTCGAAATCAGTTCCCGGATCGTTCCGATGACATAGGGCTTGTCCACGCTGTCGAAATACCGGTCGTCCACGAACACGCGCTTCTCCCGCAACACGGACAGATCCACGCCCTCGACCGACCGGTCCGCCGCCGTGCTGAGCAGCAACTGCTCGGCCATGGTGCGCTTGGGCTTGGTGACCTCCACGGAATGACAACCCGCCAGAAGGAAGGCCAGCACCCCGGCGGCAACCGTTGTCAAAAGGCGCCTGGGCAGACCGCGAAACATGGCAGGATGGAAGTTGATTGGGTTCATGCGTGACGTCCCGTCCACGTCCGGATCGCCTCCGAATCGCCAGCCAGGACCGCTTCAGCGCACCACGCAGTTCCGGAATCCGTCAAGCCCACGCACGATCACCGCCCAACTTCACCCTTCGGAGGGCCACCCTTCGGAGGGACCAGCTCCGCGAGTCCTCAATCCATCGCACCCCTCCCCTG
Above is a genomic segment from Verrucomicrobiia bacterium containing:
- a CDS encoding hsp70 family protein; the encoded protein is MAFAVLGAGEAARVEDFAIPQLVGPGEVAERGLLPSCLYLPAGPELPDESIRLPWGNPRREVIGELARWQGTRVPGRLVASAKSWLCHPAVDRTAAILPWGAAADVSKLSPVEASARLLGHLGAGWEAAHPEAPLGRQDVVLTVPASFDEAARALTVAAARQAGLERLTLVEEPQAAFGHFAGRHRGRMAGILEGVRLVLVVDVGGGTTDFTLVQVAWPVGEGEPGLRRVAVGDHLMLGGDNMDAALGRHVEARLTAGGRALSAGQWGQLVQASRAAKEALLGEGAAGSQRVAVAGEGSRLVGGTLATEVRRDEVEGLLLDGFFPHCRPGEGLAPGPRMGLREVGLPYAREAGITRHLAAFLAAHAGDGWRALGEPAAGAGRADGTLPRPDAILLNGGVFRSARMAARLVEVVSSWWPEAPPIRLLEHDSLDAAVARGAVRHGLARRGWGPRIGGGTAHAFFVGLGTGGEGPPEALCVIPRGQEEGTVVDLGERVFQLTLGRPVRFPLFTSTSEGAEAAGTVVPVGEALRSLPPIHTLIESRQGRTGRVPVHLQAGLTEIGTLELWCVAEEGGERWRLEFEVRSGAAPEEGTAIESVPVRLAEAREEIDRVFGAGGKGRGRGDGGAAAVPAKALWGALERRLGPRAEWRLPALRELWGALHAGAGRRRRSADHERTYWQLLGYALRPGFGYPLDEWRCEQSARLFAEGVQAGGEKAVWIEWWVMWRRLAAGLSTERQLEIWAGLKPHLAYRLSARVRKQVARPKGPQPEGLHEMVRLAAALEQLPAEEKAECGGWVAAHLDEPAGAGGPWAWVLGRLGARMPVRGSVHRVVPPEIAVEWILRLIDGRERPVEGALFAAVQLARRTGDRARDVDDGIRARVLALLEANQAPPSWRRLVAEVAELERADAARALGDTLPLGLEA
- a CDS encoding Hsp70 family protein, with translation MMRHVIGMDLGTTNGALAVRSPEAADGEGRVVAIPQLTAVGTVAARPLLPSFLYLPAKGEFPPGGLALPWDGEEREAVGELARRQGVGTPTRLVASAKSWLCHAGVDRTGPLLPWQAPPDVERVSPVAASARYLRHLVSAARHGGDVGGNWDEVEVVLTVPASFDAAARELTLQAAREAGLERVTLLEEPQAALYAWLERTGDGFRKVLRPGDTVLVVDVGGGTTDFSLMAATDREGVLELTRIAVGDHILLGGDNMDLALAHEVQRGLTAAGRKLDAWQFTSLTHGAREAKERLFAEAGLDRAPIAIPGRGSALMGATVKAELTREQLERTLIEGFFPAVPVDEGPQTARRSGLTQVGLPYAQDAGITRHLASFLTRQRRALEGAADTPVRVEGRRFVHPTAVLFNGGVFRAGVLKARLLEVLNGWLEADGGAPAKELEGADLDLAVARGAAYYGWVRQGNGIRIRGGTARAYYVGVESPMPAVPGYEPPVKALCVAPFGMEEGTRADVPPQAFALVVGEPTQFRFFASSVRREDRVGDLIEDAAGDETFEELAPIETRLPAEPGREGQLVPVHLRAAVTEVGTLELECLEDGGAGRWRFELNVRLKGDA
- a CDS encoding DUF2760 domain-containing protein, yielding MERSTSGDAGFWGRLGLAWKVLWDADWARRLLAPPVGGGEKEETPPPERVHAPALHLLAALQREGRLVDFLQQDVAGFGDEEVGAAARVVHSGCRKVLQQCLELGTAWPGAEGESVRVGPGFDAQRVRLTGEVSGGAPYSGVLRHHGWVATAVRFPEVNRALDPRVLAPAEVEVGAKG